The following proteins are encoded in a genomic region of Mahella australiensis 50-1 BON:
- the fba gene encoding class II fructose-1,6-bisphosphate aldolase — protein sequence MSLVTGKKILDKALSGHYAIGAFNVHNMETVQAVVNVAIEERAPLIIQTSASTIKYAGAKFLAANVKAAAEDADIPIALHLDHATTYQQVVECIRVGYTSVMIDGSKLPYDENVALTKKVVELAHYAGVSVEAELGKVGGTEDDISVDEREATFTVPEEAVKFIEDTGVDYLAVAIGTAHGVYKGEPKLDFERLKKIRSMVNVPLVLHGASGVPDEGLRNAVVCGINKINLATDLKIPMARTIRDIFMANPDEDDPRKYLGAARDAVEVVVRDKIRVIGCNGKAIVE from the coding sequence ATGTCATTGGTAACAGGCAAAAAAATACTAGATAAGGCCTTATCCGGCCATTATGCTATAGGGGCATTTAATGTACATAATATGGAAACTGTACAGGCAGTGGTAAACGTGGCCATCGAAGAGAGAGCGCCACTGATAATACAGACGTCGGCTAGCACTATTAAGTACGCGGGTGCAAAGTTTTTGGCTGCCAACGTTAAAGCAGCGGCTGAAGATGCCGATATACCCATAGCATTGCATTTAGACCACGCGACTACATATCAGCAAGTGGTCGAATGTATAAGAGTAGGCTATACGTCGGTTATGATAGACGGTTCAAAACTACCCTATGATGAGAATGTGGCGCTGACCAAGAAGGTGGTGGAACTAGCCCATTATGCTGGCGTGTCGGTAGAGGCCGAGCTTGGCAAAGTCGGCGGCACTGAGGATGACATTTCGGTCGATGAGAGGGAGGCTACTTTTACGGTGCCCGAAGAGGCGGTCAAATTTATAGAGGATACCGGCGTGGATTATCTGGCTGTGGCTATAGGCACCGCTCATGGCGTTTATAAAGGTGAGCCGAAACTGGATTTTGAGCGTCTGAAAAAGATACGTAGCATGGTAAATGTGCCATTAGTGCTTCATGGGGCATCTGGTGTACCAGATGAAGGGTTGCGCAATGCTGTAGTATGTGGTATAAATAAAATAAATCTTGCTACTGATTTAAAGATACCGATGGCCAGGACTATACGCGATATATTTATGGCTAATCCGGATGAAGATGATCCAAGAAAATATTTGGGTGCTGCCAGAGATGCTGTAGAAGTTGTTGTAAGGGATAAAATACGCGTTATAGGATGCAATGGTAAAGCGATTGTTGAGTAA
- a CDS encoding bifunctional 4-hydroxy-3-methylbut-2-enyl diphosphate reductase/30S ribosomal protein S1 — protein MKIIRAETAGFCFGVRRAVDYVYKSIEEHRNERIYTLGPIIHNPQVVEDLASKGVKVLNNVDDIDDGLVIIRSHGAGPDVYERLKAKDLRFIDATCPYVARVHKKVEEYYRKGYQIIIAGEADHPEVIGTNGWCNNTAIIVNDVDEASRLPQLDKVCVVAQTTLNGSKWEDILKILLPKVNELQIFNTICYATSQRQEEALQIAKLSTAVIVIGGRNSSNTRKLYEICCKVCDRAFLIESADEIDNLSIKPDDVVGITAGASTPDGIIEEVITKMEELNKDAQQNIEEHVDEHPEQAPVEETVNDAGVSHGADNDNGRSDEVDFAKGLEETLVTYHVGQMVSGKVASVSDSEIIVSLGGKQDGVIPREEMGLDEGVSPSEVFHIDDDIEAQVKKTARNEEDNLILSRKPLLLRKAWAAIEDAYNTGNNITGVVKEVIKGGILLDVNGIDVFVPASHVSDRYVKDLNVLVGKEMEVKIIEITPKRRRAVGSHKAVIEQEKWQKEEEAWANIREGLRITGKVKNVTDFGAFVDIGGVDGLIHIGDLSWGRIKHPSEVVKPGDTVDVIVLSADKENKKLSLGLKQLQPQPWDYAMDKYKVGDIVRGKVVSITSFGAFVELEPGLEGLVHISQVANKRINKVEDVLKVGDEVQVKIMDVRPEEHRISLSIKEAQGDSDNNSEEKWSKAKADREEKNHSTSVSHQDDGGVTLGDIYPDMKDKF, from the coding sequence TTGAAAATAATAAGGGCCGAAACCGCGGGTTTTTGCTTCGGTGTAAGACGAGCGGTGGATTATGTATACAAAAGCATAGAAGAGCACAGGAATGAGAGGATATATACATTAGGACCAATAATTCACAATCCGCAGGTAGTTGAGGATTTAGCAAGCAAAGGCGTTAAAGTGCTGAATAATGTAGACGATATAGATGATGGCTTAGTCATAATACGATCACATGGGGCAGGGCCGGATGTATATGAGAGGCTTAAAGCGAAAGATTTAAGATTTATAGATGCTACCTGTCCTTATGTGGCCAGGGTACACAAAAAGGTGGAAGAATACTATAGGAAGGGCTATCAGATAATAATTGCAGGAGAAGCCGATCATCCTGAAGTAATAGGTACTAATGGATGGTGCAATAACACGGCCATCATTGTAAATGATGTAGATGAGGCTAGTCGATTACCTCAGTTGGATAAGGTCTGCGTAGTGGCCCAGACTACATTGAACGGCAGCAAATGGGAAGATATATTGAAGATATTGCTTCCTAAAGTGAATGAGCTGCAAATATTCAATACTATCTGTTACGCCACGTCTCAGAGGCAGGAGGAGGCGTTACAGATAGCTAAACTATCCACTGCTGTTATAGTTATAGGCGGTAGAAATAGTTCTAATACCCGCAAGCTATATGAGATATGCTGCAAGGTTTGCGATAGGGCATTTCTTATAGAGTCGGCGGATGAGATAGATAATTTATCCATAAAGCCCGACGATGTGGTCGGGATCACAGCGGGCGCATCTACGCCTGATGGTATAATAGAGGAGGTAATCACGAAGATGGAAGAATTAAACAAAGATGCTCAGCAGAATATAGAAGAACATGTTGATGAGCATCCGGAGCAAGCACCAGTAGAGGAAACGGTCAACGATGCTGGCGTTTCACATGGTGCTGATAATGACAATGGACGTAGCGATGAAGTGGATTTCGCTAAGGGATTAGAAGAAACATTGGTCACATATCATGTTGGTCAGATGGTTTCTGGCAAGGTGGCTAGTGTTTCAGATAGCGAGATAATAGTAAGTCTTGGTGGCAAGCAAGACGGGGTTATACCTCGCGAAGAGATGGGATTGGATGAAGGTGTAAGTCCCTCTGAAGTTTTCCATATAGATGACGATATAGAGGCCCAAGTTAAAAAGACGGCGCGGAATGAGGAGGATAACCTTATATTATCGCGTAAACCGTTATTGCTCAGAAAAGCGTGGGCTGCTATAGAAGATGCCTACAATACTGGCAACAATATTACCGGTGTAGTAAAAGAGGTCATAAAAGGTGGTATACTGCTCGACGTCAACGGCATAGATGTATTTGTACCAGCTTCTCATGTTAGCGATCGGTATGTGAAGGATTTAAATGTACTAGTGGGTAAGGAAATGGAAGTTAAGATAATAGAAATAACTCCAAAGCGTCGCCGTGCGGTAGGATCTCATAAAGCTGTCATAGAACAGGAAAAATGGCAAAAAGAAGAAGAAGCTTGGGCTAATATACGTGAGGGTCTGCGCATAACGGGTAAGGTGAAAAACGTCACTGATTTTGGCGCTTTTGTGGATATTGGGGGTGTAGATGGCCTTATTCACATAGGCGATTTATCCTGGGGAAGAATAAAGCATCCATCAGAGGTGGTAAAGCCAGGTGATACTGTAGATGTGATAGTATTATCAGCTGACAAAGAGAATAAAAAGCTTTCTTTAGGATTAAAGCAGTTGCAGCCTCAGCCTTGGGATTATGCTATGGACAAATATAAAGTCGGCGATATAGTTAGAGGTAAAGTGGTTAGCATAACCAGTTTCGGTGCTTTTGTGGAGTTAGAGCCCGGATTAGAAGGACTGGTACATATATCGCAAGTGGCCAATAAGCGCATAAATAAAGTAGAAGACGTGCTTAAAGTGGGCGATGAGGTGCAAGTTAAAATAATGGACGTACGTCCAGAGGAACATCGTATATCGCTGAGCATAAAAGAAGCTCAAGGTGATTCTGATAATAACAGCGAAGAAAAATGGAGTAAGGCAAAAGCTGATCGAGAGGAAAAAAATCATTCTACCTCGGTATCTCATCAGGACGATGGCGGTGTAACTCTGGGTGATATATATCCCGATATGAAAGATAAATTTTAG
- a CDS encoding bifunctional phosphoglucose/phosphomannose isomerase, which produces MIDLNDAKKIRELDSMGSLITTENYDKQFAEGMELVKDFVVPELPDKVDELVLLGTGGGSSISGGMIRSLLFDELKLPVIINQGYNIPAFVDEHSLIFVVSHSGNTEETLNALSQAMETGATIIAITAGGKLKEIAQQNNIPLLIVPADIGHPRRDLGYIFIPMLVMLTKMGLISDKTADIEETIALFTELNKQYNPEVPVENNLAKQIAQELYGYIPLIYGSLDNLDAVAWRWKNQFGENSKLMAFWNVIPNLHHDEAVGWDMPQELIKMFYLIMLRDDVLDSEKIKKRKDITVQILSERMGKVRQVYATGKSRLARLFSLVYLGDFVTLYTPIYRGVDPTPVEVINLFKRKMAE; this is translated from the coding sequence ATGATCGATTTAAATGATGCAAAAAAGATAAGAGAACTGGATAGCATGGGTTCCTTGATAACTACAGAGAATTATGATAAACAATTTGCCGAAGGTATGGAGTTGGTTAAGGACTTTGTAGTACCCGAATTGCCAGACAAAGTGGATGAGTTGGTATTGCTTGGGACAGGCGGAGGTTCATCCATAAGCGGTGGTATGATACGCTCACTTCTATTCGATGAGCTTAAGCTTCCGGTTATTATAAACCAAGGGTATAATATACCGGCATTTGTGGACGAGCACTCATTGATATTTGTGGTGTCTCATTCCGGTAATACAGAAGAGACGTTGAATGCCTTGTCGCAGGCTATGGAAACCGGCGCTACTATTATAGCGATAACAGCGGGAGGAAAGCTTAAAGAGATAGCCCAGCAAAATAACATACCGCTTTTGATCGTACCGGCTGATATAGGGCATCCGCGCCGCGATCTAGGATACATATTTATACCCATGCTGGTTATGCTTACTAAAATGGGTCTTATATCCGATAAGACTGCTGATATAGAAGAGACGATAGCACTGTTTACAGAGTTAAATAAACAGTATAATCCTGAAGTTCCTGTGGAAAATAATCTGGCAAAACAGATAGCACAGGAGTTATATGGTTATATACCGTTGATATACGGATCGCTTGATAATTTAGATGCTGTAGCGTGGCGTTGGAAAAACCAGTTTGGCGAGAACAGCAAATTGATGGCTTTTTGGAACGTTATCCCGAATTTGCATCATGATGAAGCCGTAGGTTGGGATATGCCTCAAGAGTTAATAAAGATGTTTTATCTCATAATGTTGCGCGATGACGTGCTGGATTCCGAGAAAATTAAAAAGCGCAAGGATATAACGGTACAGATATTGTCCGAACGTATGGGTAAAGTACGTCAGGTCTATGCTACAGGTAAAAGCAGGCTGGCAAGACTGTTTTCGCTCGTATACCTTGGTGATTTTGTAACACTTTACACGCCGATTTATCGCGGCGTCGACCCGACACCTGTAGAGGTAATAAATCTATTCAAACGCAAGATGGCCGAATGA
- a CDS encoding TetR/AcrR family transcriptional regulator, translated as MAAKEEARKEDILKASIRVFSKEGFYNARMEDIAVAAGVGKGTIYEYFPSKKVLFQEMMRYAVEMYIAEVERHITGIKNAKEVLSSFMRFNIDFMREHAEIAKVVISQPNEVNEEIMEMFMNVRHRIEEAIASVIIGGISSGCFRKIKPHIAAMAFLAMVSRVAAATLYNCEHEEYNAVEMLDIFFHGISMV; from the coding sequence ATGGCTGCCAAGGAAGAAGCCCGTAAGGAGGATATACTAAAAGCCTCTATACGCGTGTTCTCAAAAGAAGGCTTTTACAACGCCCGTATGGAGGATATAGCAGTAGCAGCAGGTGTAGGCAAAGGTACGATATATGAGTATTTTCCAAGTAAGAAAGTGCTTTTTCAAGAGATGATGCGTTATGCCGTAGAGATGTATATAGCAGAGGTAGAACGACATATAACAGGAATAAAGAATGCTAAAGAGGTTTTGTCGTCTTTTATGAGGTTCAATATAGATTTTATGCGGGAGCATGCTGAAATAGCCAAAGTGGTTATAAGCCAGCCGAATGAGGTCAACGAAGAAATAATGGAGATGTTTATGAATGTGAGGCACCGTATAGAAGAAGCGATAGCTTCTGTGATAATCGGGGGGATATCTTCAGGCTGTTTTCGTAAAATAAAACCGCATATCGCGGCTATGGCATTTCTTGCGATGGTCAGCCGAGTAGCCGCCGCTACCTTGTATAATTGCGAGCATGAGGAGTATAATGCTGTGGAGATGCTGGATATATTCTTTCACGGGATAAGTATGGTATAA
- the pfkB gene encoding 1-phosphofructokinase produces MILTITLNAAIDKTYTIGGFHAGGNFRPSEMHALAGGKGLNVSRAAKALGRQVTATGFLGGHNGAFIEDGVKEMGVRPEFVYVDGESRICIAVLDPHGGTTTEIWEKGPIISSVACDQFMNKLDDLIGQANVVTASGSLPQGVSDTIYADIAVLCRRLEKPFILDTSGQALSEGIKGKPMMIKPNVHELEALLQKNITDDDEIISAAEGIAQNGIDIIAVSMGEKGSLVWAYGQVYKVKAPYVEVVDAVGSGDSMVAGYAAGIEMGYSVKDMIRLGAACATANVVTYGAGTIESDTVQRFFGQLEIYDIKR; encoded by the coding sequence ATGATCCTTACAATAACCTTAAACGCTGCTATCGATAAAACATATACCATTGGTGGATTTCACGCTGGCGGCAATTTTAGACCGAGCGAAATGCATGCCTTGGCCGGTGGCAAAGGTTTAAATGTTTCTAGGGCCGCTAAGGCTTTAGGGCGTCAAGTTACTGCCACAGGTTTCTTAGGCGGCCATAACGGCGCGTTTATAGAGGATGGCGTAAAGGAGATGGGGGTTCGTCCGGAATTCGTATATGTGGACGGTGAGTCCCGCATATGCATAGCTGTATTGGACCCTCATGGAGGTACTACTACGGAGATATGGGAGAAAGGCCCCATTATTTCATCCGTTGCCTGTGACCAGTTTATGAATAAGCTAGACGATCTAATTGGACAGGCCAACGTCGTTACGGCGTCAGGGAGCTTGCCTCAAGGTGTTTCTGATACTATATATGCCGACATAGCTGTTTTATGTCGGCGTTTAGAGAAACCTTTTATACTGGATACCAGCGGACAGGCGCTGTCAGAGGGTATAAAAGGCAAACCGATGATGATAAAACCTAATGTGCATGAACTCGAGGCATTATTGCAAAAGAACATAACCGACGATGATGAAATAATATCTGCCGCTGAGGGAATTGCTCAAAACGGCATAGATATAATAGCGGTTTCAATGGGTGAGAAAGGGTCATTGGTATGGGCTTACGGGCAGGTGTATAAGGTTAAAGCTCCTTATGTAGAAGTAGTGGATGCTGTCGGCTCTGGTGATTCTATGGTGGCTGGATATGCGGCAGGCATAGAGATGGGTTACAGTGTAAAAGATATGATTAGGTTAGGGGCAGCGTGTGCTACTGCTAATGTTGTGACATATGGTGCTGGTACCATTGAGTCTGATACGGTACAGCGCTTTTTTGGCCAATTAGAGATATACGATATAAAGCGCTGA
- a CDS encoding glycoside hydrolase family 130 protein, producing the protein MGKQFIIGPELPNMPWQDRPAGCNDVIWRYERNPVIPRDLIPSSNSIFNSAVVPFENGFAGVFRCDTKSRQMEVHKGLSEDGINWNIDPKRIEFICEDDNIGKFNYAYDPRVCKIEDKYYVTWCNGYHGYPTIGVAYTYDFNEFYQMENAFLPFNRNGVLFPRKIHGKYAMLSRPSDNGHTPFGDIFYSESPDMIHWGHHRHVMSPNKPWESTKIGAGPIPIETTEGWLLFYHGVLTSCNGFVYSFGAALLDIDEPWKVLYRGSNYLLSPQRLYECVGDVPNVTFPTAALCDAPTGRIAIYYGAADTVTCLAFAQVEEIIDFIKSN; encoded by the coding sequence ATGGGAAAGCAATTTATAATAGGTCCTGAACTTCCTAATATGCCATGGCAGGACAGACCGGCTGGATGTAATGATGTTATATGGCGTTATGAGCGCAATCCTGTTATACCGAGGGACTTAATTCCATCTTCAAACAGCATCTTTAACAGCGCTGTTGTGCCATTTGAGAATGGGTTTGCAGGGGTATTTCGGTGCGATACTAAAAGCCGGCAAATGGAAGTACATAAGGGACTCAGTGAGGATGGTATTAATTGGAATATAGATCCTAAACGTATAGAATTTATATGCGAAGACGATAATATAGGGAAATTTAACTATGCTTATGATCCTAGGGTTTGTAAAATAGAAGACAAATATTATGTTACATGGTGCAACGGATATCATGGATATCCGACGATAGGCGTCGCATATACTTATGATTTCAATGAATTTTATCAAATGGAAAATGCCTTTTTACCTTTTAATAGGAATGGAGTACTTTTCCCCAGAAAGATACATGGTAAATATGCTATGTTGAGCAGGCCGAGCGACAATGGGCATACGCCTTTTGGCGATATATTCTATAGTGAAAGTCCTGACATGATACATTGGGGCCATCATAGGCATGTAATGTCGCCAAATAAACCATGGGAGAGTACAAAAATAGGAGCAGGCCCGATCCCCATAGAAACTACCGAAGGGTGGCTGCTATTTTATCATGGCGTTTTAACGTCGTGCAATGGGTTTGTGTACAGCTTTGGAGCGGCACTGCTTGATATAGATGAACCGTGGAAGGTGCTATATAGAGGTTCGAATTATTTGCTTTCGCCACAGAGGCTTTATGAGTGCGTTGGCGATGTGCCTAATGTAACATTTCCTACGGCTGCTCTATGCGATGCACCCACGGGTAGAATAGCTATATACTATGGAGCAGCAGATACTGTGACTTGTCTTGCTTTTGCTCAGGTAGAAGAAATAATAGACTTTATAAAATCCAACTGA
- the lgt gene encoding prolipoprotein diacylglyceryl transferase has protein sequence MIDPVAFYIFGKEVRWYGILIAAAVLLGIYLAVREAKRLGYDPDMFIDFCLWVIPISIVGARIYYVVFQWDYYRAHPSEIIAIWHGGIAIYGAVLAGILVGIIFAKVRKVDFWGLADIVAPSLILGQAIGRWGNFFNGEAYGYLVSSPKWQWFPAAVYIDGQWHMATFFYESMWDLAVFIFLMWYRKRKRYSGDVFLGYLALYGIGRFIVEGLRTDSLMWGPLRVSQVLSLILIAVAVLIRVCWMRTGKQQFSMEDAALQANANDEDDVGDI, from the coding sequence ATGATAGATCCGGTAGCGTTTTATATATTTGGTAAAGAAGTTCGATGGTATGGCATACTTATAGCAGCGGCAGTATTGCTGGGTATTTACCTCGCGGTGCGCGAAGCTAAGCGCCTGGGGTATGACCCCGATATGTTCATAGATTTTTGTCTCTGGGTTATTCCTATATCCATAGTGGGAGCTAGAATTTATTATGTTGTATTTCAATGGGATTATTACAGAGCCCATCCATCTGAAATTATAGCGATCTGGCACGGAGGCATAGCGATATACGGAGCAGTACTGGCCGGTATATTGGTGGGTATAATATTTGCGAAAGTGCGTAAGGTCGATTTCTGGGGATTGGCCGATATAGTAGCACCCAGCCTTATATTAGGGCAGGCTATAGGTCGGTGGGGAAATTTCTTTAATGGTGAAGCGTATGGTTATTTGGTTTCTTCTCCAAAATGGCAGTGGTTTCCCGCTGCTGTATACATAGATGGTCAGTGGCATATGGCCACGTTCTTTTATGAATCTATGTGGGATCTGGCGGTATTTATTTTCCTTATGTGGTATAGAAAACGTAAAAGGTATAGTGGCGATGTTTTTTTAGGTTATCTTGCATTATACGGAATAGGGCGTTTTATAGTAGAGGGCTTGCGCACAGACAGCCTTATGTGGGGGCCTCTCAGAGTTTCACAGGTATTAAGCCTGATCCTTATAGCTGTAGCAGTGCTTATAAGGGTATGCTGGATGCGCACTGGCAAGCAACAGTTTTCGATGGAAGACGCTGCTTTACAGGCAAACGCAAATGATGAGGATGATGTGGGAGATATATGA
- a CDS encoding lysophospholipid acyltransferase family protein produces the protein MRVDWFYRICKFIIKPTLMLLYGLRIVNKENIPEKSGCIIYANHTSYLDPVVIGAMLDRPINFMAKEELFHIPVLSNIIKLWGAFPVKRNAADITAIRKALNLIKKGELFGIFPEGTRSKDGHIAMLQPGVALIALKANAPVIPVFIEPYKLFGRTNIYVGEPLDLSQYAKNNNDANKLEEISDIMYEALLRLKA, from the coding sequence ATGAGGGTTGATTGGTTTTATAGGATATGTAAATTTATAATAAAGCCGACTCTAATGCTGTTGTATGGATTGCGCATAGTAAATAAGGAAAATATCCCTGAAAAAAGTGGCTGCATAATTTATGCCAATCACACGTCATATCTTGATCCGGTGGTCATAGGAGCTATGTTGGATAGGCCAATAAACTTTATGGCCAAAGAAGAGCTTTTTCATATTCCCGTATTAAGCAACATCATAAAGCTTTGGGGTGCATTTCCAGTTAAACGCAATGCCGCTGATATAACCGCTATACGCAAAGCGCTTAATTTGATAAAAAAAGGAGAGCTTTTTGGGATATTTCCAGAAGGTACCAGGAGCAAAGACGGTCATATTGCTATGTTGCAGCCAGGGGTAGCTCTTATAGCGTTGAAGGCAAACGCTCCGGTGATACCTGTTTTTATAGAACCATACAAACTTTTTGGTCGCACAAACATATATGTGGGTGAGCCTTTGGATTTATCGCAATATGCTAAAAATAATAATGACGCTAACAAATTAGAAGAGATCAGTGATATAATGTATGAGGCATTACTTCGCTTAAAAGCGTAA